The following proteins come from a genomic window of Macadamia integrifolia cultivar HAES 741 chromosome 14, SCU_Mint_v3, whole genome shotgun sequence:
- the LOC122061356 gene encoding probable leucine-rich repeat receptor-like protein kinase At1g35710, whose protein sequence is MVDSLDLNSPMAYYSSTRSSPTTSPTPLMSFFYLCLIVLFLCTSSAFGSGLGVSSSQSSSSETEALLKWKATLQNYSVPALRSWKLTSSSSAPIPCCNWFGITCNKARTSVVEISLPGLELQGTLHNFTFSSFPNLLRLNLSGNGLTGPIPVHIGSLSKLLLLDLSINYLSSVLPPLSNLSSLHYLDLYGNEISGTIPLEIGNMKSLVELEIGSNKFTGTIPHVLANLSNLHFLYLHTNELSGPIPYAMGNLENLVDIGLSENSLSGPLPHSLSKLSRLETLHLFDNQLSGPVPSEIRDMKNLVELDLSQKNLSGPIPHSLSNLTRLETLYFDSNQLSGPVPSEIGDMKNLVELDLFQNNLSGPIPHSLSNLTRLETLYLHGNQLSGPMPSEIGDMKNLVHLAIQKNKFSGPLPHSLSKLSRLETLHLFDNQLSGPMPSEIRDMKNLIDLELSQNNLSGPIPHSLSNLTRLETLYFDSNKLSGPVPSEIGDMKNLVDLDLSQNNLSGPIPHSLSNLTRLETLYLHGNQLSGPMPSEIGDMKNLVHLALQKNKFSGPLPHSLSKLSRLETLHLFDNQLSGPVPSEIRDMKNLIDLELSQNNLIGPIPHSLSNLTRLKTLYFDSNQLTGPMPSEIGDMKNLVDLVLSYNNLSGPIPHSLSNLTRLEFLYLDSNQLSGAIPQDFGSQASIVKFQLSDNVLSGSLPQQICQGRSLQRLVVQNNNLTGPIPDFRNCTSLVRVRLEKNLLVGNITDSFGVYPHLYYIDMSHNRLYGELSPNWGKCKNLSVLKISGNNISGKIPLEIGQLTQLGELDLSSNKLAGEIPRELGNLSTLLLLYLNDNKISGHVPVEIGKLINLDHLDLSANCLIGSIPTQLGQCSKLLSLNLSYNSLNGSIPSQIGDLVSLQIQLDLSHNSISGPIPPELGNLMMLEILNLSHNMITGSIPFSLENMVSLVSLDLSYNELEGVVPNTRVFRNASSPQAFRNNKGLCGELQGLLPCNRSLTSKGMKKNGHKVVISIVASFIGIVLLIFAIISVFFLLRKKVKKENIEQARRNHGNVFSIWNFDGKIAYEDIIQATEDFDAKYCIGTGTYGSVYKAVLPTGHVVALKKFHPLEGEMIVDDESFGNEIRVLTEIRHRNIVKLYGFCSHPRCMFLVYEYMKKGSIARILSNQVEAIEFDWQKRVNAIKSVANALSYLHHDCIPPIIHRDISSKNILLDLDLEAHVSDFGIARLLKPDSSNWTSLKGTHGYIAPELAYTMVVTEKCDVYSFGVVALEIIMGKHPGELISSLTSSVGQKILLRDMLDSCLTFPSDQNVAKDVVSIVRIAVACLRNHPESRPNMHQVSKGLLVLQPSFVEHIHTITIGDLDAIEIQ, encoded by the exons ATGGTTGATTCACTGGACTTGAATTCTCCCATGGCTTACTACTCATCCACCCGTTCTTCTCCCACTACTTCTCCGACTCCATTAATGTCGTTTTTCTATCTTTGCCTTATCGTCTTATTCCTCTGTACTTCCTCTGCGTTTGGTAGTGGATTAGGGGTCTCTTCCTCTCAGTCGTCATCAAGTGAAACAGAGGCTCTACTCAAATGGAAAGCCACTCTCCAAAACTACTCTGTCCCTGCTCTCCGTTCTTGGAAGCTTACATCATCATCCTCAGCACCAATCCCCTGCTGCAACTGGTTTGGTATAACTTGTAACAAAGCCCGAACCAGCGTGGTTGAGATTAGCCTTCCAGGACTGGAGCTGCAAGGTACGCTTCACAACTtcaccttctcttcttttcccaatCTCCTTCGTCTCAATCTCAGTGGCAATGGACTCACAGGACCCATACCAGTGCATATTGGTAGCCTCTCCAAACTCCTCCTCCTTGATCTCTCCATTAATTATCTTTCCAGCGTTCTGCCCCCCTTAAGTAATTTAAGCAGCCTGCACTACTTAGACCTCTATGGCAATGAAATCAGTGGCACAATTCCTTTAGAAATAGGGAATATGAAAAGTCTGGTTGAGTTAGAAATAGGTTCGAATAAATTCACTGGTACGATCCCCCATGTCCTGGCTAATTTAAGCAACCTTCACTTCCTATACTTGCATACCAATGAACTCAGTGGTCCGATACCTTATGCAATGGGAAATCTAGAAAATTTGGTTGACATAGGCCTATCTGAAAACAGCCTCAGTGGTCCACTCCCTCATTCTCTGTCTAAATTGAGTAGACTAGAGACCCTCCATCTGTTTGACAATCAATTGTCTGGTCCAGTGCCTTCTGAAATCAGAGATATGAAAAATTTGGTTGAGTTGGATCTATCTCAAAAAAACCTCAGTggtccaatccctcattctctgtctAATTTAACTAGACTGGAGACCCTCTATTTTGATTCTAATCAATTATCTGGTCCTGTGCCTTCTGAAATCGGAGATATGAAAAATTTGGTTGAGTTGGATCTATTTCAAAACAACCTCAGTggtccaatccctcattctctgtctAATTTAACTAGACTAGAGACCCTCTATTTGCATGGcaatcaattatctggtccaATGCCTTCtgaaattggagatatgaaaaatctgGTTCACTTGGCAATACAAAAAAACAAATTCAGTGGTCCACTCCCTCATTCTCTGTCTAAATTGAGTAGACTAGAGACCCTCCATCTGTTTGACAATCAATTGTCTGGTCCAATGCCTTCTGAAATCAGAGATATGAAaaatttgattgatttggagCTATCTCAAAACAACCTCAGTggtccaatccctcattctctgtctAATTTAACTAGACTAGAGACCCTCTATTTTGATTCTAATAAATTATCTGGTCCTGTGCCTTCTGAAATCGGAGATATGAAAAATTTGGTTGACTTGGATCTATCTCAAAACAACCTCAGTggtccaatccctcattctctgtctAATTTAACTAGACTAGAGACCCTCTATTTGCATGGcaatcaattatctggtccaATGCCTTCtgaaattggagatatgaaaaatctgGTTCACTTGGCACTACAAAAAAACAAATTCAGTGGTCCACTCCCTCATTCTCTGTCTAAATTGAGTAGACTAGAGACCCTCCATCTGTTTGACAATCAATTGTCTGGTCCAGTGCCTTCTGAAATCAGAGATATGAAaaatttgattgatttggagCTATCTCAAAACAACCTCATTggtccaatccctcattctctgtctAATTTAACTAGACTAAAGACCCTCTATTTTGATTCTAATCAATTAACTGGTCCAATGCCTTCAGAAATCGGAGATATGAAAAATTTGGTTGACTTGGTGCTATCTTATAACAACCTTAGTggtccaatccctcattctctgtctAATTTAACTAGACTAGAGTTCCTCTATTTGGATTCGAATCAATTATCTGGTGCCATACCTCAAGACTTTGGTAGCCAAGCATCCATTGTAAAATTCCAATTGTCCGACAACGTCTTATCTGGAAGCTTACCACAACAAATATGCCAAGGACGATCACTTCAAAGATTAGTGGTTCAAAACAATAATCTTACGGGTCCTATTCCTGACTTCAGAAATTGCACAAGTTTAGTGAGAGTTAGACTtgaaaaaaacctattagtagGAAATATAACTGATAGTTTTGGTGTATATCCACATCTTTATTACATTGATATGAGTCACAATAGACTATATGGAGAGCTATCACCAAATTGGGGAAAATGTAAAAATTTGTCTGTTCTGAAGATTTCTGGAAATAATATTAGTGGGAAGATACCACTTGAGATTGGTCAGTTAACTCAACTTGGAGAACTTGATCTTTCTTCCAACAAACTTGCTGGAGAAATACCAAGGGAACTTGGTAACTTATCTACATTGCTCCTTTTGTATTTAAATGACAACAAGATTTCAGGGCATGTACCAGTTGAAATCGGCAAATTAATCAATTTGGATCATCTAGATCTATCGGCAAACTGCTTGATTGGATCAATCCCTACACAACTTGGTCAATGCTCCAAATTGTTGTCATTAAATTTGAGCTATAATTCATTGAATGGAAGCATTCCATCTCAAATTGGTGATCTTGTATCCCTACAAATTCAATTGGACCTTAGTCATAACTCAATCAGTGGACCGATACCACCTGAGCTTGGGAATTTGATGATGCTAGAAATTTTGAATCTATCCCATAATATGATCACAGGCTCAATAcctttttctcttgaaaatatGGTTAGCTTAGTATCTCTTGATCTATCCTACAATGAGTTAGAGGGTGTTGTTCCCAACACTAGGGTTTTTAGAAATGCTTCTTCACCTCAAGCATTTAGAAACAATAAAGGGCTATGTGGTGAACTCCAAGGTCTACTTCCCTGCAATCGATCTCTTACAAGcaaaggaatgaaaaaaaatggacaCAAAGTTGTCATATCCATTGTTGCTTCTTTTATAGGAATTGTGCTCCTAATATTTGCAATTATCAgtgttttcttcctcttgcgaaagaaagtgaaaaaggagAATATAGAACAAGCAAGAAGAAACCATGGAAATGTATTTTCAATATGGAATTTCGATGGAAAGATTGCTTATGAGGACATTATTCAagcaacagaggattttgatgccAAATATTGCATTGGAACTGGAACTTATGGGAGTGTTTACAAAGCAGTGCTACCTACAGGCCATGTAGTCGCCTTGAAGAAGTTTCATCCGTTGGAAGGTGAGATGATAGTTGATGATGAAAGCTTTGGGAATGAGATTCGTGTGTTAACAGAAATAAGGCATCGAAACATTGTCAAACTTTATGGATTCTGCTCTCATCCACGATGCATGTTTCTTGTTTATGAGTACATGAAAAAAGGAAGCATAGCACGTATCTTAAGCAATCAAGTAGAGGCTATTGAGTTTGATTGGCAGAAAAGAGTAAATGCCATCAAAAGTGTGGCCAATGCTTTGTCTTACTTGCATCATGATTGCATTCCCCCAATAATTCATCGGGATATTTCAAGCAAAAATATATTGCTAGACTTGGACCTTGAGGCTCATGTATCTGATTTTGGCATTGCAAGATTATTAAAGCCAGACTCATCTAATTGGACGTCACTTAAAGGAACTCATGGATATATTGCTCCAg AGCTTGCATACACCATGGTGGTAACTGAGAAATGCGATGTATATAGTTTTGGAGTAGTGGCATTAGAAATAATTATGGGAAAGCATCCAGGGGAGCTCATCTCCTCTTTAACATCATCAGTTGGCCAAAAGATTCTACTAAGGGACATGTTAGACTCATGCCTTACCTTTCCATCAGATCAAAATGTTGCAAAGGATGTGGTTTCTATTGTGAGAATAGCAGTTGCATGTTTACGCAATCACCCAGAATCCCGCCCAAATATGCATCAAGTATCAAAAGGGCTACTTGTTCTCCAACCATCATTTGTGGAGCATATTCATACAATTACTATAGGTGACCTAGATGCTATTGAAATACAATAA
- the LOC122061674 gene encoding uncharacterized protein LOC122061674, which translates to MKILYWNIRGVRKAAGLCALRLLVMEHAPDVLCLAEPMVQVCKFPVIFFSRLGYAVDFIHNFRDDIVPNLWIIWKLGVSRPVVAGMSDQYISVIFDWPGSKVGISFVHASSFKIMRRQLWLDLELSISALVPWSVMGDFNATLFSHEKRGPGKFNLGSAAEFQAMVDACELLSIPSQGKKFTWTNNRRRGHAVAVLDRSFCNGKWIDVFRNVKQRVLLSSVSDHAPLIVVSDDVQRPTNIPFRFHSFWMENDQFISVVEEAWKTSIGGNPIFVLAQKLKQVKENLKVWARANFPNLNDEVDKAKLELKKVQDMIEVAGMNDELFNREADAKTVLLKANQMYEKLWAEKAKLRWMKNGDCNSKIFHLSVKLRRLKNQITSLKKEDGTWVSDQQGISFYVSDFFEKFHEADEITVHNDLLDNIPRVLEEEDVAGLEIVPSGDEIKLAVWDLDPVSSPGPDGFPGKKIVVKWDEVCKPTREGGLGIRRLRDVNFACLCKLAWKIKHGNSLMSVFFRARFLKIDGSLKTTYLSSSIWPGLKKVWRWVQSHEQWTVGNGQRINFWKDSWLGKKSIEEMYGSQLDIFDSMQAKVSDFICQDEWNFP; encoded by the exons ATGAAGATTCTGTATTGGAACATTCGGGGTGTTAGGAAGGCAGCAGGGTTGTGCGCTTTACGTCTACTGGTGATGGAGCATGCCCCGGATGTGTTATGCTTGGCTGAACCCATGGTTCAGGTATGTAAATTTcctgttattttctttagtcggtTGGGGTATGCGGTggatttcattcataattttcgGGATGACATAgtcccaaatttatggattatatgGAAGTTGGGGGTTTCGAGACCAGTTGTTGCAGGTATGTCTGATCAATATATATCAGTCATCTTTGATTGGCCAGGTAGTAAAGTGGGTATTTCTTTTGTACATGCAAGTTCTTTTAAAATTATGCGTAGGCAATTGTGGTTAGATTTGGAGTTGTCGATATCAGCTTTGGTTCCGTGGTCTGTGatgggggatttcaatgcaacccTGTTCTCgcatgagaaaagaggtccTGGTAAGTTTAATCTTGGATCAGCTGCTGAATTCCAGGCAATGGTTGATGCGTGTGAATTGCTTTCTATCCcttctcagggaaagaaattcacttggactAATAATCGTCGAAGGGGTCATGCAGTTGCAGTGTTGGATCGGAGTTTTTGTAATGGGAAGTGGATAGATGTGTTTAGAAATGTGAAGCAGCGTGTTTTGTTGTCTTCGGTATCAGATCATGCCCCTTTAATTGTTGTCTCTGATGATGTTCAAAGACCTACAAATATCCCCTTTAGATTCCATagcttttggatggaaaatgatcaatttatctCTGTGGTTGAGGAAGCTTGGAAAACTTCGATAGGGGGTAATCCAATTTTCGTTCTGGCACAAAAATTAAAGCAGGTCAAGGAGAATTTAAAGGTTTGGGCGAGGGCCAATTTTCCTAACCTGAATGATGAGGTCGATAAAGCAAAGCTGGAATTAAAGAAGGTTCAAGATATGATAGAGGTGGCTGGgatgaatgatgaattatttaACAGAGAGGCAGATGCAAAAACAGTATTATTGAAGGCCAACCAAATGTACGAGAAgttgtgggctgaaaaagctaaactgagatggatgaaaaatggaGATTGTAACTCGAAGATTTTTCATCTCTCCGTGAAGCTAAGGAGGTTGAAAAATCAGATCACCTCCctaaaaaaggaagatggaacTTGGGTTTCAGACCAACAGGGAATATCGTTTTATgtctctgatttttttgagaaatttcatgaGGCTGATGAAATCACGGTTCATAATGACCTTCTTGATAATATTCCCAGAGTGTTGGAGGAGGAGGACGTGGCAGGATTGGAGATTGTCCCGAGTGGGGACGAAATAAAACTAGCTgtttgggatttagatcctgtaagctctccaggtcctgatgggttcccaG ggaagaagatagtggTGAAGTGGGATGAGGTATGTAAACCTACCAGGGAAGGCGGTCTTGGCATTAGGAGGTTGCGAGATGTTAATTTTGCATGCCTGTGCAAATTAGCATGGAAAATCAAACATGGAAATTCTCTAATGAGTGTTTTCTTTCGTGCTCGTTTTCTGAAGATTGATGGTTCGCTGAAAACTAcctacctttcctcttcgaTATGGCCTGGTCTTAAAAAGGTGTGGCGGTGGGTACAGTCTCATGAGCAATGGACTGTTGGGAATGGTCAgaggataaatttttggaaagatagctGGCTGGGAAAGAAGTCTATTGAGGAGATGTATGGTTCGCAGTTAGATATCTTTGATTCGATGCAGGCAAAGGTTTCTGATTTCATTTGCCAAGATGAGTGGAATTTTCCCTAG